One Polaribacter reichenbachii genomic window, ATTCATAATCTAATTCGCCAAAAAACGGATGATTTTCGGTTGTAGTTTCTGTAAAATGATTTTTAAAATCATTAATTTGTACTACTAAATCATCAATTGCTTCTTGAATAGAATTAAATTTTTCTGGAGTAGGTTCATCAGATAAAATAGCGGCTCTAAAGCCAATATGCAATTCGCCATCTGTATCTAAAAATGGTTTTCTTCTAGCTGTTTTTTCATCAGAAACATAATAATCAGCATCAATTTTTCCATTAGAAATTTGCATCAACAAACTTAAATGTTCAATAACTTGTTGCCCATTCATTTTACCAAAAACAGGTTTTGTTATTTTGGTTAAAGTGTTTAATCTTTCAGAAATATCATCAATATTTAAAAAATTAATCCAATTTATTTTTGGTTTTCTTAATTCATTAAATTGAGTAACCACAGCAGAATGAGATACAGTTCTGGTTTCGAAATATTTGATAATTTTTTCTTTTTCTTGCTCATTAGCACCTAACTGATTTAAAATATTTTGCAAGTGCATTTTCATATGCCCATGCTGAATTCCTTTGGTTGTTAATGCTCTTAAAGCTGCAAAATTTTGTGCTAAACCTGCTGCAGCCATAATTTGCATTAAAGTTCTTGCAGATGGTTTTTGCAACATTTCTAAAGACAATTTAGCCATAGGATGCAAAGCTGTTAAACCACCAACAGTACCTAATGCTAACGGAATTTCTATCCAAAATTTAAAAACTCCATCATCAATAGAACAATGAGACAAACTCGAATACGAACCATTTCTAGAGGCATAAGCATGTGCACCAGCTTCTACTGCTCTAAAATCGTTACCAGTTGCTAAAACTACAGCATCAATTCCGTTCATAATTCCCTTATTATGTGTAACTGCTCTATAAGGTTCTATTTCTGCAATTTGTACAGCTTGATGAAATTTTTCTGCAAATTTCTGCGGGTTTTCTCCACCCAATTCTTCAATTTTACAACTCACTTCTGCCCTAACCAAACATTCAGGAACGTAGTTAGATAAGATACTCATTACAATTTCTATATCGTCTTTTTCAAACTTTTTAGCAATGGCTTCTAAACAAGAATTAATAAAATTTGCACCCATTGAATCTTTCGTTTCAAAAGTTACGTGCAATTGATAATAATTGGCAAGTTTAGCTGTTTTATCAATCAATTTTATATCTAAAATTCCTCCACCTCGTTTTTTCATATTTTTGGTGATGGAAGCAGTTGCCGCAAATAATTCTGTTTTATTTTGATTAAAATAAGTTTCTAAATCATTTTTATTGCCAGCGAACATAAAATGAACTTGCCCAATTTTAGTAGTAGAAATTACAGTTGTTTTAAAACCACCTCTTGTGCTCCAAAATTTACCTACTAAAGAAGCTGCTGCAACTACAGAACTTTCTTCTACAACCATAGGAATTACGTAGGTTCTGTCATTAATCACAAAATTAGGCGCAACACCAAATGGCATATAAAAATTAGAAATTGTGTTTTCTATAAAATCGTCATGCAGTTCTTGTAATTTGGTATCAACATTCCAATATTGTTTAATAATATTTACAGTTTCTGTTTGGTTGTGGAAATAGTTTTCTGTTAACCAATTAATTTTTTCTTCTTTGGTAAACTTCGAAAAACCAGATATAATTTTACTCATTTAAGTATCTATAAGCTATAAAGAACAAATATAAATGAAACCTTTCAAAAAATATGATATAATCAAGTTTTATGGTTTTTTAAGATATTTTTTGCTGATTTTTCCGTAAACTTGGCAAATCTTTATTAAAAACAA contains:
- a CDS encoding hydroxymethylglutaryl-CoA reductase, degradative; translated protein: MSKIISGFSKFTKEEKINWLTENYFHNQTETVNIIKQYWNVDTKLQELHDDFIENTISNFYMPFGVAPNFVINDRTYVIPMVVEESSVVAAASLVGKFWSTRGGFKTTVISTTKIGQVHFMFAGNKNDLETYFNQNKTELFAATASITKNMKKRGGGILDIKLIDKTAKLANYYQLHVTFETKDSMGANFINSCLEAIAKKFEKDDIEIVMSILSNYVPECLVRAEVSCKIEELGGENPQKFAEKFHQAVQIAEIEPYRAVTHNKGIMNGIDAVVLATGNDFRAVEAGAHAYASRNGSYSSLSHCSIDDGVFKFWIEIPLALGTVGGLTALHPMAKLSLEMLQKPSARTLMQIMAAAGLAQNFAALRALTTKGIQHGHMKMHLQNILNQLGANEQEKEKIIKYFETRTVSHSAVVTQFNELRKPKINWINFLNIDDISERLNTLTKITKPVFGKMNGQQVIEHLSLLMQISNGKIDADYYVSDEKTARRKPFLDTDGELHIGFRAAILSDEPTPEKFNSIQEAIDDLVVQINDFKNHFTETTTENHPFFGELDYEYWKKFHVKHFTHHFKQFNLL